Proteins co-encoded in one Leptospira levettii genomic window:
- a CDS encoding YqaA family protein, which translates to MSKEQETSINLRTLFFQTILSIVIVLAIVFGLAYFFRKELLGFSEHFVRIFGFLGLFIGMILSDSLPAFVPPDAFLMLAITGEMDPLKTILSMSVGSIIGGTIAYYIGLYLIPRFHLGRQMVLHYEDKLLPYIRKYGFGAVVLSALTPIPYSWMAYTVGTFKMPYRLFFLGSLFRFVRISVYFYAMYIGWITGG; encoded by the coding sequence ATGTCAAAAGAACAAGAGACATCCATCAATCTACGAACCTTATTTTTTCAAACCATTCTTTCGATTGTAATCGTTCTCGCCATTGTGTTTGGCCTTGCTTATTTTTTTCGTAAAGAACTACTTGGGTTTAGCGAACACTTTGTCCGAATTTTTGGATTCCTCGGACTATTCATTGGAATGATCCTTTCCGATAGCCTACCTGCCTTTGTCCCACCCGATGCTTTTTTGATGTTAGCCATTACAGGAGAGATGGACCCTCTAAAGACCATTTTATCGATGTCAGTTGGTAGTATCATTGGTGGAACCATTGCCTATTACATTGGGCTTTATCTTATCCCAAGATTCCATTTGGGCCGGCAAATGGTTTTACACTACGAAGACAAACTCCTTCCTTACATTCGAAAGTACGGATTTGGTGCCGTGGTTCTCAGTGCCCTGACTCCGATTCCGTATTCTTGGATGGCATATACAGTTGGAACGTTTAAGATGCCATACCGATTGTTTTTTCTCGGGTCTCTCTTTCGGTTTGTTCGTATCTCTGTTTATTTTTATGCTATGTACATCGGTTGGATCACGGGAGGTTAA
- a CDS encoding Smr/MutS family protein has product MRTIYIRKLRFEEARTKLERELHEAFMDGETYVEILHGIGEGVLRRMAIDYVTSSGFLKLVESDPMFRQNPGSTLVEILAPSKEYINRLKA; this is encoded by the coding sequence GTGCGTACCATTTACATTCGTAAACTCCGATTCGAAGAAGCTCGGACCAAACTCGAGAGGGAACTCCATGAAGCCTTTATGGATGGGGAAACCTATGTGGAAATCCTACATGGAATCGGGGAAGGGGTATTACGCCGAATGGCGATTGACTACGTGACTAGCTCAGGGTTTTTGAAATTAGTGGAATCCGATCCAATGTTTCGGCAGAACCCAGGTAGTACCCTTGTGGAAATCCTCGCACCTTCCAAAGAATACATCAATCGATTGAAAGCATGA
- the pth gene encoding aminoacyl-tRNA hydrolase: MIHFLIVGLGNPGDKYKNTRHNIGFMILDVLASEFGVSFKDAKKYAETTHTWEGDKIHLLKPLEFMNLSGKATQTLANLYKIPPSQILVVQDEVDLPFGKIKNKIGGGTAGHNGLKDIVAKLGSQEFHRLRFGVGKPEKGGMDVADFVLQNFYAEEKTQLQALIKDSVSKIEDWIRTSRNLLLKETKA, from the coding sequence ATGATTCACTTTTTAATTGTTGGTCTTGGAAATCCTGGAGACAAATACAAAAACACCAGGCATAATATTGGGTTTATGATCTTAGATGTTTTGGCTTCCGAATTTGGTGTGTCCTTTAAGGACGCCAAAAAATATGCTGAAACCACACATACTTGGGAAGGTGATAAAATCCATTTACTAAAACCTTTGGAGTTTATGAACCTCTCGGGCAAAGCGACACAAACTCTTGCCAATTTGTATAAAATTCCACCCTCACAAATCCTTGTGGTCCAGGACGAAGTCGATTTGCCATTTGGAAAAATCAAAAACAAAATTGGTGGGGGAACTGCTGGCCATAATGGTCTAAAAGATATCGTGGCAAAACTCGGGTCCCAAGAATTCCATCGGCTACGGTTTGGTGTGGGCAAACCGGAAAAAGGGGGGATGGACGTGGCTGACTTTGTTTTACAAAACTTCTACGCGGAAGAAAAAACACAGTTGCAGGCACTCATCAAAGACTCTGTTTCCAAAATCGAAGATTGGATCCGAACGAGTCGTAACCTCCTTTTAAAAGAAACCAAGGCATAA
- a CDS encoding replication-associated recombination protein A, which produces MDSLFSHSKQVPLAHLVRPKTWSEFVGQSKVVSALRSISKPTSILFYGPPGTGKTTLAHLLAESWKLEKRYLSCVTSGVKEVREVLEEGKRLGTIVLFLDEIHRFSSSQQDALLSAVEEGEIILIAATTENPSFRVNKALLSRMLVYRLTTLTEEEEDQIFSSCLTKQNSNRTIPEVVKQELFRRSAGDARKLLGYLERILSATKEGEEVTEEKLSVILGDTLVTYDKNSESHYDIISAFIKSLRGSDPDAALFYLALMLEGGEDPLFIARRLVIFASEDVGNASVHALPLAIATWQAVERVGMPEGRISLGQCTTFLASAPKSNASYVAINEALAFVKARNRSFQIPNHLRNAPTATHRNEGAGEGYKYPHDFPGHFLKERYFPESFYPNPPSFYSPSNQGMEKNLKEQLERLWGDRY; this is translated from the coding sequence TTGGATTCCCTTTTTTCTCATTCCAAACAAGTCCCTCTTGCCCACTTGGTGAGGCCAAAAACTTGGTCCGAATTTGTGGGCCAATCAAAAGTGGTCTCTGCCTTACGTTCCATTTCAAAACCCACATCCATTTTATTCTATGGTCCACCCGGTACTGGGAAAACCACTCTTGCACACCTCCTTGCCGAATCTTGGAAATTGGAAAAACGATACTTAAGTTGTGTGACAAGTGGCGTCAAAGAAGTAAGGGAAGTGTTGGAAGAAGGGAAACGACTTGGCACCATTGTCCTTTTTTTGGATGAGATCCACAGGTTCTCTTCTTCCCAACAGGATGCGTTGTTATCAGCTGTGGAAGAAGGGGAAATTATCCTCATTGCCGCCACCACTGAAAATCCAAGTTTTCGAGTGAATAAGGCCTTACTCTCTCGTATGTTGGTCTACCGGCTCACGACTCTCACGGAAGAAGAAGAGGACCAAATATTTTCCTCCTGCCTAACCAAACAAAACTCAAATCGAACGATTCCAGAAGTGGTGAAACAGGAACTCTTTCGAAGGAGTGCTGGGGATGCACGAAAACTCCTTGGGTATCTAGAACGAATCTTAAGTGCCACAAAGGAAGGGGAAGAGGTCACAGAAGAAAAGTTATCCGTCATCCTTGGGGACACCCTTGTTACCTATGATAAAAATAGTGAAAGCCATTATGATATCATTTCAGCTTTTATCAAATCCCTTCGGGGCAGTGATCCGGATGCTGCTTTATTCTATTTGGCGCTCATGCTCGAGGGTGGGGAAGACCCACTTTTTATTGCTAGGAGGCTTGTGATTTTTGCCAGTGAAGATGTAGGAAATGCAAGTGTACATGCTCTTCCTCTCGCAATTGCTACTTGGCAGGCGGTAGAACGTGTAGGAATGCCAGAAGGAAGAATCTCTCTTGGGCAATGTACCACTTTCCTTGCGTCCGCACCAAAGTCTAATGCAAGTTATGTGGCAATCAATGAAGCATTGGCCTTTGTGAAGGCAAGGAATCGTTCCTTCCAAATCCCAAACCATTTACGAAATGCACCCACTGCCACTCACCGTAACGAAGGAGCGGGAGAAGGTTACAAATACCCACATGATTTTCCAGGACATTTCCTGAAAGAACGATACTTCCCTGAGTCCTTTTATCCGAACCCACCAAGTTTTTATTCTCCTTCCAACCAAGGGATGGAGAAAAATCTAAAAGAACAATTGGAAAGGTTATGGGGAGACCGGTATTGA
- a CDS encoding response regulator: MNLSQIKNEKNAILCVDDEPILLLSLVQELKREIGGSYTYETAQNPEEAMEVIDDLCQSGVEVILILSDWLMPGMRGDEFLIKVHQKYPHIKSILISGHADRDAINRVKEEAKTYAIFSKPWNTKELLDAVRFCCNLT; the protein is encoded by the coding sequence TTGAATTTATCGCAGATCAAAAACGAGAAAAATGCCATTCTATGTGTTGATGATGAACCAATCCTCCTTCTTTCTCTCGTACAAGAACTCAAAAGAGAGATCGGGGGCAGTTACACATATGAAACGGCTCAAAACCCAGAAGAAGCCATGGAAGTGATTGATGACCTCTGCCAATCAGGTGTGGAAGTGATTCTCATTTTATCGGACTGGCTCATGCCCGGGATGCGGGGAGACGAATTTCTCATCAAAGTCCACCAAAAATACCCTCACATCAAATCCATCCTCATTTCTGGGCATGCAGACAGGGATGCAATCAACCGTGTAAAAGAAGAAGCCAAAACCTATGCGATTTTTTCCAAACCTTGGAATACCAAGGAACTATTGGATGCAGTTCGTTTCTGTTGCAATTTGACCTAA
- the cimA gene encoding (R)-citramalate synthase CimA, which produces MTEPNSKIEILDVTLRDGEQTNGVSFSWQQKLNITKHLLKDLKTDRVEIASARVSPGEFEAVRKIIEWAKGEGLQDRIEILGFVDVDKTVEWMKGTGVKVLNLLTKGSLNHLTNQLRKTPEEHFSDIKQTVEFAQEAGITVNVYLEDWSNGYLHSRDYVIQYLQTVSKFPIKRFYLADTLGVLSPEEVRTAVTDLVSLFPNLWFEFHGHNDYDLAVANCLEAVKAGVRGLHVAVNGLGERAGNSPLEAVVTALHDKTKFRTSVVEKEITSSSRLVEVFSGKRISDNRPIVGEDVFTQTAGVHADGDKKGNLYANPILPERFGRSRVYALGKLAGKASITENLKQLGMVLSPEIEKKVLARVIELGDQNKTVTKEDLPYIISDITGENLESSFRIETCTVTSGIGVKPKAEVKVMYQGKLYEGKGEGDGGYDAFMNALGTILKTLKIQIPKLFDYEVRIPPGGNTNALVETVITWKKEGEGHPIRTIGIDSDQQVAAVKATERMLHIILGSL; this is translated from the coding sequence ATGACAGAACCAAATTCCAAAATAGAAATTTTAGACGTAACCTTACGGGATGGGGAACAAACCAATGGTGTATCATTCTCTTGGCAACAAAAGCTAAACATCACCAAACACCTTTTAAAGGATCTAAAAACTGACAGAGTAGAAATTGCGAGTGCAAGAGTTTCCCCTGGAGAATTTGAAGCTGTTAGGAAAATCATTGAATGGGCAAAAGGAGAAGGTCTTCAGGACCGGATTGAGATTTTAGGATTTGTTGACGTAGACAAAACTGTGGAGTGGATGAAGGGCACTGGGGTTAAGGTTTTAAACCTTTTGACAAAAGGATCACTTAATCACCTAACAAACCAATTGCGAAAAACTCCCGAAGAACATTTTTCCGATATCAAACAAACTGTGGAATTTGCTCAAGAAGCCGGGATCACAGTGAATGTTTATTTAGAAGACTGGTCCAATGGATACTTACATTCCAGAGATTACGTCATTCAATACTTACAAACAGTTTCCAAATTTCCTATCAAACGTTTTTATTTAGCCGATACATTGGGTGTTTTATCCCCCGAAGAAGTGCGAACCGCGGTGACAGATCTTGTTAGCCTATTTCCCAATTTATGGTTTGAGTTTCACGGGCATAATGATTATGACCTAGCTGTTGCAAATTGTTTGGAAGCAGTGAAAGCAGGGGTTCGAGGACTCCATGTCGCTGTGAACGGTCTTGGGGAACGAGCTGGGAATTCTCCACTGGAAGCGGTAGTGACTGCCCTTCATGACAAAACCAAATTTAGAACCTCAGTTGTCGAAAAGGAAATCACAAGTTCCTCAAGACTTGTGGAAGTATTTTCAGGAAAACGAATCTCGGATAACAGACCGATTGTGGGAGAAGATGTATTCACACAAACAGCAGGTGTCCATGCCGATGGAGACAAAAAGGGTAATTTATATGCAAATCCCATCCTTCCCGAACGATTTGGAAGGAGCCGTGTTTATGCACTCGGTAAGTTAGCAGGGAAAGCAAGTATCACCGAGAACTTAAAACAATTGGGAATGGTGCTTTCCCCTGAGATCGAAAAGAAGGTTCTCGCAAGGGTCATCGAACTTGGGGACCAAAACAAAACTGTCACCAAAGAAGATTTACCTTATATCATTTCTGATATCACAGGGGAAAACTTAGAATCTAGTTTTCGGATCGAAACATGTACAGTCACAAGTGGCATTGGTGTCAAACCAAAGGCGGAAGTGAAAGTGATGTACCAAGGCAAACTCTATGAAGGAAAAGGAGAAGGGGATGGTGGTTACGATGCGTTTATGAATGCCCTCGGAACCATCTTAAAAACCTTGAAGATCCAAATCCCAAAACTCTTTGATTATGAAGTGAGGATTCCACCTGGTGGGAATACCAATGCACTCGTGGAGACTGTCATCACTTGGAAAAAAGAGGGAGAAGGTCACCCCATCCGCACAATCGGTATTGATTCGGACCAACAGGTTGCTGCAGTCAAAGCCACCGAACGAATGTTACATATAATTCTTGGGAGTTTATGA